The Lutra lutra chromosome 10, mLutLut1.2, whole genome shotgun sequence genome contains a region encoding:
- the MUC6 gene encoding mucin-6: protein LDDSTPTLSSVSSLPTHAFSPSSHLSSPPLDRTPVPLGSTNIAPSLPRTTPSTPISHTLSSHSTTSQSTSLTTRIPSSSLFSSTVGVTAILTSPVTNLTTGQHSSTGVSTTMTLASLTSVHGSSSLHSTGSLSPGAPSISSLVTPTSTSPGVCDVKEVEQEVTYRGCTANVTVTRCEGFCASSTSFDIPTDEPETHCSCCEPLGSYQKQFVLPCSDPAAQGRQLVLTLQMFSSCACSPRRCGG, encoded by the exons TTAGATGACTCCACTCCCACCCTGTCCTCTGTATCTTCCCTGCCCACCCATGccttctccccctcttctcaTTTGTCCTCGCCTCCTCTTGATCGGACTCCTGTCCCCCTGGGCAGCACCAACATTGCTCCTTCTTTGCCCAGGACCACACCCAGCACGCCCATATCCCacaccctctcctcccactctacCACCTCACAGTCTACGTCCCTCACCACCCGAATCCCTTCATCTAGTCTCTTTTCATCCACTGTGGGGGTGACAGCCATCCTGACTTCTCCAGTCACTAACCTCACCACTGGACAACATAGTAGCACTGGAGTTTCAACCACCATGACCCTCGCCAGTTTGACCTCTGTCCACGGAAGCTCATCCCTCCATTCCACAGGGTCCTTGTCTCCTGGGGCACCATCCATTTCCTCTCTGGTGACACCCACGTCCACCTCTCCAG GAGTCTGCGACGTGAAGGAGGTGGAGCAGGAGGTCACCTACCGAGGGTGCACTGCCAACGTGACAGTGACCCGCTGTGAGGGCTTCTGTGCCTCCTCGACGAG CTTTGACATCCCCACGGATGAGCCGGAGACGCACTGCAGCTGCTGCGAACCCCTCGGCTCCTACCAGAAGCAGTTCGTGCTGCCCTGCTCAGACCCCGCAGCGCAGGGCCGGCAGCTGGTGCTCACCCTGCAGATGTTCAGCAGCTGTGCGTGCAGCCCACGGCGCTGTGGGGGCTAG